One Limnochordia bacterium genomic window, AGCAAGAAGCTGTTTACCACGAATATAATGCCCCTTTCTAATTACCGGTGCAGTCGTAGGCACAAAGGCTTGCCCCAGACAAAACTCTGTGCGGCTATTTCCTCAATGGCTTCATTCATTGCCGCTTCTTTGGCCTGGTGTGTCAAGATCACCAAGGGAACGTAGTTGTCTTTTCCATGAATCTCCATTTGCAGCACCGAAGCAATACTAATGCCAAACTTTCCAAAAATGGATCCCACCTGAGCCAGAATTCCCGGCGCATCATAGGCAAAGAACCTGATATAAAAGCGATTGGAAATCTCCCCTAAGGGTGCTAGGCGCGGAGAGTCGCAGGGGTCAATCGTACGGTTGCAGAAACCAACCCCGTTCCTAAGCAGTAGGTCCTTGGATAGATCCACGATGTCGCTAACTACTGCACTGGCAGTGGGTAGTTGCCCGGCGCCCGGTCCATAAAAAGCGGTGTTTCCGACAAAATCCCCGGTAACCGAAATGGCATTGAGTTCGTTATTCACCGAAGCGAGAAGATGGCTGCCTGGAACCAAGGTCGGATGTACCCGCAGATCCAACCCGCTATCCGTATCCTTAAATATTGCCAGCAATTTAATCACGTAGCCAAAACTCCGGGCAAAATCAATATCTAGCTTAGTAATATCAGCAATCCCCTCTACAGGGATCCGATCGAAATCCACAACTGCAGAGGAGACAATAGATGCTAAAATAGCCAGTTTATGTGCAGCGTCATAACCACTAATATCCAAAGTGGGATCTGCTTCGGCAAACCCTTTTACCTGTGCTTGTCTTAATGCTTCATCGAATTCCATGCCGTCTTGATACATTTTGGTCAGCACATAGTTCGAAGTACCATTAAGAATACCTTCCATGCTGATGATCCTATTTCCTACTAAACCCTCTTTAAGGCCTTTAATGATCGGGATGCCGCCGCCAACACTTGCTTCAAATAATAGGTCTACATGGTGCTCTCTGGCCAGTTTGAATAGTTCCCGTCCTTTGGTGGCAATCAAGGCCTTGTTCGCAGTTACCACATGTTTCCCGGCACAAATCGCCCTTTGTACCAGATCATAGGCAATCTCCGTCCCACCAATGGTCTCAACCACTACCCTAATCTCTGGATCATCTATGATCACAGCGGGATCCTCACTACACACCACAGCAGATAGATCAAGATCATGGTGCCCCCAACGGACATCTACAGCGGCCTTTAGTCGATAATCGATTCCCGTACGAGCCCTTAACAGCTCCCTTTGGTTTAGCAATAGCCGGGCAACTCCGGTACCCACTGTTCCAAGACCGAATATCCCCACATTAAGTCTGTTTTCCGCCAAAGCCGGCAACCCCCTCCTATG contains:
- a CDS encoding homoserine dehydrogenase, which encodes MAENRLNVGIFGLGTVGTGVARLLLNQRELLRARTGIDYRLKAAVDVRWGHHDLDLSAVVCSEDPAVIIDDPEIRVVVETIGGTEIAYDLVQRAICAGKHVVTANKALIATKGRELFKLAREHHVDLLFEASVGGGIPIIKGLKEGLVGNRIISMEGILNGTSNYVLTKMYQDGMEFDEALRQAQVKGFAEADPTLDISGYDAAHKLAILASIVSSAVVDFDRIPVEGIADITKLDIDFARSFGYVIKLLAIFKDTDSGLDLRVHPTLVPGSHLLASVNNELNAISVTGDFVGNTAFYGPGAGQLPTASAVVSDIVDLSKDLLLRNGVGFCNRTIDPCDSPRLAPLGEISNRFYIRFFAYDAPGILAQVGSIFGKFGISIASVLQMEIHGKDNYVPLVILTHQAKEAAMNEAIEEIAAQSFVWGKPLCLRLHR